The Streptomyces sp. NBC_00224 genome contains the following window.
CTTCACGCGGGACGACCGCGCGGGCGAGGGCAAGCTGTCCTCCCGGCTCGGCCTGGTGACGGACGCCGTCGAGGCCGCCGAGGGCTTCGACTTCTACGCGTATCTGGTCGCCCACCTCTCCAAGGGCGGCCGCTGCGACTACGTGATCGCCGACGAGGCGCAGTTCCTCGCGCCCGGCCAGATCGACCAGCTCGCCCGGGTCGTCGACGACCTCGACCTGGACGTCTTCGCCTTCGGCATCACCACCGACTTCCGCTCCAAGCTCTTCCCCGGCTCCCAGCGCCTGGTCGAGCTGGCCGACCGCGTCGAGGTCCTCCAGGTCGAGGCGCTCTGCTGGTGCGGGGCGCGGGCCACGCACAACGCGCGTACCCGGGGCGGGGAGATGGTGGTCGAGGGCGCGCAGGTCGTCGTCGGTGACGTGAACCAGTCCGAGGACGAGATCGGCTACGAGGTGCTGTGCCGGCGCCACCACCGGCGCCGCATGACGGCCGCGGGTGCGCGCGCGGCCGCGCTGTCGCCGGACGTCCTGCCCGTCGACGCGTAGCCGCTCCGCGGGGGCCCGGACTTTGTCCGCGGGCCGTCTGTGGCTGGGCGCGCCCACGCGGCGGAGCCGCAAAATGTCACAGCCCCGCGCCCCTAGGGGGTTGATCGGATCAGCGTGAACACCGCGCCCTCCGGGTCCGCCACCGTCGCCAGGCGGCCGCTCGATCCCTCGTGCGGTGGGCGGAGCACCTGGCCGCCCAGCTCGGTGACCCGCCGGGCCGCCTCGTCGGTGTCCGCGACCTCGAAGTACGTCATCCAGTGCGCGCCCCTGTCGCGCGGCAGGGCGTGGCCCACGCCGTGCAGCGAGCAGACCGGGCGTCCCTCGATGTGCAGCGTCACGTGGTCGAATTCGGCCGAGACCACCGTCTCCTTCTCGTAGCCGAACACCGACTCGTAGAACTTGCTGACCGTGGAGGTCTCGCGGGTCACCAGCTCGTTCCAGACGGGGGTGCCCGGCGCGCCCGCCACCATCGTGCCGACGTGCGCCTCGGCCTGCCAGGCGCCGAAGACCGCGCCCTCCGGGTCCGAGGCGATCACCAGGCGCCCCGCGTCGCCCGCGTCGAGCGGACCGACGCCGACCGTGCCGCCGCAGTGCCGGATCGTCTCGGCCGTCGCGTCGGCGTCGTCGGTGGCCAGATACGTGGTCCAGGCGATCGGCAGATGGCGGTCGGGCGGCAACTGCCCGATGCCCGCGACCTCGGCGCCGTCGAGCAGGGCCCGCACATAGGGGCCGAGCGAGGCGGGCCCCGGCCGGAACTCCCAGCCGAACAGCGCCGCGTAGAACTCCTGGGTAGGAGCCAGGCCGTGCACCATGAGGCTCACCCAGCAGGGTGTGCCGGGCGTGCGCCGGGTCTCTGCCTGGGACATCGTGACTCTCTCCTCGGACCATCGCTGTGAGAACGCGCCCTGAAGAGGCGGGCGGCCGGGCCGCGCCGGCGCCCACCTCCTCGCAGATGCTTGCACCACCTACGGCGAAGCGCGCCCCGGCCGCGCCGCTTTTGGCGCGTTCCCGCAGGAGGATGCCCGCTTTGGCATTTCTCATCCGTTTCGCGGCCGTTTCGCGGCGCCGTGCGCTGCGCGAGGATGGCCCCATGAACGCCATCATCAGCGCACCCGAACTGGCGAACGAGCTGACCGGGGCACGCCCTCCGGTCCTCCTGGACGTCCGCTGGCAGCTCAGTCTGGCGAAGGCCGCCGGCGCCGCCGCCTTCGACGGCCGGGCCGAGTACGAGGCCGGGCATCTGCCCGGCGCGGTCTTCGTCGACCTCGACGCGGAGCTGGCGGGGCCGCCCGGCGCCGGCGGCCGCCACCCGCTGCCCGACGTGGCGGCGTTCGGCGCCGTGATGCGCCGCGCGGGCGTGTCCGCCGGGACACCGGTGGTCGTCTACGACGGCGGCCAGGGCTGGGCGGCCGCCCGCGCCTGGTGGCTGCTGCGCTGGACGGGTCACCCGGACGTCCGCGTCCTCGACGGCGGTCTCGCCGCCTGGACCGGCGCGCTGTCCACCGACGTCCCGGCGCCCGCCGAGGGCGACTTCGCCCCCGAGCCCGGCGCGGTGGACCTGCTCGACGCGGACGGGGCGGCCGCGCTCGCCCGCTCCGGACTGCTGCTCGACGCCCGGGCGGGGGAGCGCTACCGGGGCGAGGTCGAGCCCATCGACCGGGTCGGCGGCCACATCCCGGGCGCGGTCTCCGCCCCCACCACCGAGAACGTGGGCCCCGACGGGCGCTTCCTGGCTCCCGAGGTCCTCGCCGACCGCTTCAAGGCCCTGGGCGCCTCCGGTACCGAGGTCGGCGTCTACTGCGGCTCCGGGGTCTCCGGCGCCCACGAGGTGCTGGCCCTGGCGGTCGCGGGGATCCCCGCCGCGCTCTACGCCGGGTCCTGGTCGCAGTGGTCCTCGGACGAGTCGCGCCCGGTCGCGACCGGCCCCGACCCGCAGTAGCGCACACCGAGGGGCCCGCGCTCGGCGCGGGCCCCTCGGCTCGTATCGATGTACCTCGTATCGACGTACGACGCGTCGACGTACGACGCGTCCTACTCCTGTTTCTTGCGCCGGGTGCCGAAGACGATCTCGTCCCAGCTGGGCACGGCCGCCCGTCGTCCGGGCCGGACGCCGTCCGCCTCGGCCTGGCGGTCCGTGGTGCCGGTGAGGCGGTCGCGGTGACCGGCCACCGAGCGGGGCATCAGGACGTCCGCGTACGCCGCGCCGGCGCCCGCCGACGCCGCCGGTGCGGGCGGCTCCTCGACCTCGGGCTCCGCCTCGGGCTCGGCCGCCGGGGGCTCCGGCGGCGCGGCGGGCCGCTCGGGCACCACCATGTCGCCGCGGAAGCTCGGCACGGCCTCCAGGAGGCTGGTCAGCGAGTCGCTCTCGTCCGCGGCGGGTTCCGGCGCGGGCGGGGTGGGACGCTCCAACTGCCGGTCCAGGGCGCGGTCCAGCGGCCGGTCCCGGGGCAGTCTGGCGATCCTCGGCACGAACGGGAAGCTCGGCTCGGGGGTGTCGTCGGTCTCGCCGATCAGCGAGCGGGCCTCGTCGTCGACGGCCTGGACGAGCCGTCGCGGCGGGTCGTAGGTCCAGCTCGCGGCGTGCGGCTCGGTCGCCACCCGGTAGACCAGCAGGACTTCCCAGGTGCCGTCGTCGCGGCGCCAGGAGTCCCACTGGACGCTGTCCTTGTCGGCGCCGCGCAGCAGCAGCCGCTCCTGGACGGCCTCGCCGAGCTGGGGTCCGGTGTTCTCGCCAGGGCGCCGTACGGGGGTCTTGCGTGCCCGCTCGGCCATGAAGGCGCGCTCCGCGAGCACCGGGCCCTCGAAGCGCCGGACCCGGTCGACGGGGATCCCGGCGAGCTGGGCGACCTCTTCGGCCGAGGCACCCGCGCGTATCCGTGCCTGGATGTCGCGAGGACGGAGATGGCTCTCGACCTCGATCTCGATCTGCCCGAGCCGGGCGCGGTCGTTGCGCACGGCGGCGCGCAGCCGCTCATCGATCGGAAGCGTGTACTCCGTGCTGTCCGCAGCCTTGAGCACCAGTCGTGTGCCGTCGTTGGAGACGGCCACGACACGCAGTTCGGGCATGGGGACCTCCCGGGTGGTGCCTGCCGACGTCACCTGCGTCGCTGCTTCCGCTAGTCGAGTGTGGCCTGCCCGGGTGCAGCCTGCCACAACCTTGCCGAGTTGCCCGGCGTGTCGGGCATGGGCCCTGGAACGCCGTTATGGCACGGTTACCTATTTGCAACGCAGAGTGACCGAAGTGGTCGCCCTGGGTAGCTGGCGCCCGTGCGGTGCCGCGGCGCCGCCGGTTCGAGTGCCGCTTTCGGCCCCCTCCCGCAGAGCCCGGAAACCCGAGAGGGAGACCAGGCCCAGGGCTCGCCACAGTACTCCATTCGGGCCACCTGGGTGGACCGCCGCGCCGCCGAAGTTCTCCCTGGGGGCGGGAGTTGGAAGCCGTGCGCCGTACGGGTGCGCACTTCATACGTGTCGTGCTTCACAGAATCGACAGAAACGGAACTATTCGCTTCGCCCATAGGTCCCCACTACGTACAAGCTGGCGGAGAAGGGCGAACAGAGGCTGTAGATGGGTGACAAGCCGGATACCGGGACGAAGCAGGACGAGAAGCGGCTCGATCTGAGTGTGCCCCAGGTCGCGGGCAGTGCGCTCGCGGCGATCGCGGCCGCCGTGCTCGCCTCCAAACTCGGTGTCTACGGGACGATCCTCGGCGCCGGTGTGGTGAGCGTCGTCGCCACCTGCGGCGGCACGGTCTTCCAGCACCTGTTCCGCCGCACCGGGGAACAACTGCGCGACGCCACCGTCCAGTCGCTGCCCAAGCCGCGCCGCGACCCGGGCTTTCCGGCGTACGAGGACACCCGCGAGGGCGAGTTCGGCGCGGCCACCGTGCACGGCACCCGGCTCCGGGGCTGGAAGCGGTCCGCGCTCGGCGCCGCCGTCGTCTTCGCGGTCGCGATGGGCGGCATCACCGCGTACGAACTGGCGTCCGGCGGCGAGCTGGGCGGTGGCAAGGGCGGCACCACCTTCGGCTCGGTGGTGAACGGCGGCGGGGGCGGCGGCAAGTCGTCGGAGAAGGACTCGGAACCCGAGCGGCGCACCCCGCACACACCCGGCACGGGCGCCGACGGGGGCACGTCCTCGTCGCCGGACCCCGGGAAGGGAACCGGCGGAACATCCACCACGGGCGCCACTTCGGGCTCGGGCGGCACCACCCCGGCACCCACTCCCACCCCCTCCACCGGTGGTTCGGGGTCCTCGGGCGGCACCCCGAGTCCGCCGCCGACGCCCTCGCCGTCCACGGGCGGCGCGTCCACCGGCTCGGGCACCGCCACCCCGGGCACCGGATCGGGAGCGGGGTCGGCGGCGACCCCGCCCGCGACGTAGGACGTCAGTCGCCGAGCACCCGGCGCAGATACGCGTTGCCGAACAGCCGGTCCGGGTCGAGCCGGTCGCGCAGCGCCGTGAACTCGCCGAAGCGCGGATAGGCCTCGGCGAAGTACTCGGCGTCGCGGGTGTGCACCTTGCCCCAGTGCGGACGGCCCGCGTGCGCGGTCATGATCCGCTCCACGGCGGTGAAGTACGCCTGGTACGGCGTGCCCTTGTACATGTGCACGGCGATGTACGCGGTGTCCCGGCCCGACGCCGTGGAGAGCGCGATGTCGTCGGCCGGGGCGGTGCGCACCTCGACCGGGAAGCTCACCCGCAGGTTCGACCGCTCGACCAGCGCCCGCACTTCGCGCAGCGCCGCCACGACGGCCTCGCGCGGCAGCGCGTACTCCATCTCCACGAACCGCACCCGGCGCGGACTTGTGAAGACCTTGTACGGAATGTCGGTGTACGTACGGGCGGAGAGGGCGCGGCTGGAAACCTTGGCGATCGCGGGGATCGTCGCGGGGACGGCCCGGCCCAGTGAACAGACGACCTGGAAGAGGCCGTTGGACATGAGCTCGTCCTCGATCCAGCCACTCACCCTGCCGGGCGGGGCGGCGGGACCGGCGCTGCGGTTGTTGCGCTTGGTGTTGCAGTTACCGGTGTGCGGGAACCAGTAGAACTCGAAGTGCTCGTTCTCGGCGTGCAGCGCCTCGAACTCCGAGGTGACCTTGTCGAAGGTCATCGGCTCCTCGCGCGCGGTGAGCAGGAACTCGGGCTCCACGGCGAAGGTGATCGCCGAGACGACCCCGAGCGCCCCCAGCCCGATCCGGGCCGCCGCGAAGACGGCTCGCTCTTCATCGGTTCCCTTGGCCGAGCACTTCAGGACCGAGCCGTCGGCCGTGATCAGCTCAAGTCCCGTGATCTGTGCGGCTATCGAGGCCGAGTCGCGGCCGGTGCCGTGGGTGCCGGTGGAGGTGGCCCCGGCCACCGTCTGCTCCATGATGTCGCCCATGTTGGTGAGCGAGAGCCCCTCGCGCGCGAGGACCGCGTTCAGCCGCTTCAGGGGCGTGCCCGCCTCGACGGTCACCGTCATGGCCGTACGGTCGATCTCCCGGATGCCGGTGAGCAGATCCGGACGTATGAGCACGCCGTCGGTGGCGGCGGCCGTGGTGAAGGAGTGGCCGGTGCCGACCGCCTTCACCTTCAGACCGTCCTCGGCCGCCCGGCGCACGGCGGCGGCCAGTTCGGCCACCGAGGCGGGGGAGACCTCCCGCACCGGCCGGGCCGTGACGTTGCCCGCCCAGTTACGCCACGTGCTGCTGCTCGCTCCGCTCATCTGCTCCGAGCCCCTCCCGTTGCGGCGCCGGCCTGCTCAGCCGGCGGTACCCCAGGAACGCCACCGCGGCCGCGAGCGCTCCCGACACGACGGGCACCAGATACCCCGAGCGCGCGCCCGCCGCGTCCACCACCCAGCCGGCGGCCGACGAGCCGAGCGCCACACCGACCGCCAGCCCGGTACCGGTCCAGGTCATGCCTTCGGTGAGCTTGCTGCGCGGTACGTGCTGCTCGACGAGGGCCATGGTGGTCACCATCGTCGGTGCGATGGACAGGCCCGCGACAAAGAGCGCCACGGCCAGGAACGGCAGGCTCCCGGCCAGTTGGAGCGGGATCATACTCACCGCCATCGCACACACTCCCACCAGCCACCTCGTGGCAGCGGCGCCCTTGAGGCGCAGCAGCCCGAACACCGCTCCCGCGAGGCACGAGCCCAGCGCGTACACGGCGAGCACCAGGCTGGCCGCCGCCTTGTGGCCGCGCTCGTCGGCGAAGGCCACGGTGACCACGTCGACCGCGCCGAAGATCGCGCCGGTGGCGACGAAGGTGGCGACCAGGACCTGGAGGCCCGGGGAGCGCAGGGCGGAGCCGCCGGTGTGGTGCTCGCGCGGGTGCGGCACGGGCTCGGTGGCGCGCTGGGCGGTCAGCCAGAAGACGCCGACGACCAGGAAACCGGCCGCGATCAGCGGCCCCGCCTCGGCGAACCAGGCGGTGGAGAGCCCGATGGAGAGGATCGGCCCGACGATGAAGCAGAGCTCGTCGACGATCGACTCCCACGAGTACGCGGCGTGCAGGTTCTGCCCGTCGCCCCGGTAGAGCTCGGCCCAGCGGGCGCGGACCATGGCGCCGACGCTCGGCACACAGCCCGCGGCCGCCGCGAAGACGAACAGCGACCAGTCCGGCGCGCTCTGCTGGGCGCAGACGAGCAGCCCGGCGACGGCGGCCACCGCGGCGAGCGTGGCGGGGCGCAGCACCCGGCGCTGGCCGTGCCGGTCGACCAGGCGCGAGATGTACGGGCCGAGCACGGCGGCCGACATCGCGAGGGTCGCGGAGAGCGCCCCGGCCAGGCCATAGCGGCCGGTGAGCTGGGAGACCATCGTGACGATGCCGATGCCCATCATGGACAGCGGCATCCGGCCGAGCAGCCCGGCCGCGGAGAACCGCTTGGTGCCGGGGGCGGCGAAGATCGCGCGGTACGGACTGGGCATGGGGGCTCCGGCGGCCGGCTCAACCGTGTGGCTGAAGCGTGTAATTAATAGCTAAAGCTTACGGTGTTGAAGTTACGGTGTCGGGTGCCACCGGCGCACGCGGTTTTCCGGACCGCCCGGTGCGCGCTCTCCTCTCGCCCCCGTTCCCGGCCGGTTCCGCGGTTGTCAGTGGCGGATGGCAGGATCGATGTCATGTCCGATCTGCGCGATCAAGCTCCCGGAGCGGCCGCCGACGCGGCTCCGTACGACGCCCTGCTGCTGCTCTCCTTCGGCGGCCCCGAGGGCCCCGACGACGTGGTCCCGTTCCTGGAGAACGTGACGCGCGGCCGGGGCATCCCCAAGGAGCGGCTCAAAGAGGTGGGGCAGCACTACTTCCTGTTCGGCGGGGTCAGCCCCATCAACGAGCAGAACCGCGCGCTCCTGGACGCGCTGCGCGAGGACTTCGCGAAGAACAGCCTGGACCTCCCGGTCCACTGGGGCAACCGGAACTGGGCGCCGTACCTGACGGACACCCTGCGCGAGATGGCCCTGGCGGGCCACCGCCGTATCGCCGTGCTCACCACCAGCGCCTACGCGTCGTACTCGGGCTGCCGCCAGTACCGCGAGAACCTGGCGGACGCGCTGGCCGCGCTGGAGGCGGAGGGCATCGAGCCGCCGCGCGTGGACAAGCTGCGGCACTACTTCAACCACCCCGGCTTCGTGCGCCCGATGATCGACGGCGTCCTCGCCTCGCTGGCCCGGCTCCCCGAGGAGGTCCGGGCCGGCGCCCACCTCGCGTTCACCACCCACTCGATCCCGGACGCCTCCGCCGACACCTCCGGCCCGGCCGAGGAGCACGGGGAGGGCGGCGCCTATGTGCGCGAGCACCTGGACGTGGCCCGGCTGATCGCCGACGCGGTGGCCGAGGAGGCCGGGGTCGAGCGGCCCTGGGAGCTCGTCTACCAGTCCCGCTCCGGCGCCCCGCACATCCCCTGGCTGGAGCCGGACATCTGCGACCACCTGGAGACGCTGCACGGCAAGGACGTGCCCGCGGTCGTGATGGTGCCCATCGGCTTCGTCTCGGACCACATGGAGGTCCTGTACGACCTGGACACGGAGGCCACCGCCAAGGCCGCCGAGCTCGGTCTGCCGGTCGTGCGGTCGGCCACCGTCGGCGCGGACCCCCGGTTCGCCGCCGCCGTGCGCGAGCTCGTCCTGGAGAGAGCGGCGGCCGAGCGCGGACAGCGCGTCGAGCGCTGCGCCCTCGGCGCGCTCGGCCCCTCGCACGACCTCTGCCCGGTCGGCTGCTGCCCGGCCCGCGCCCCCCGGCCCGCCGCGGCCGGCGCCGACAGCCCGTACGCGTAAGGAGCGACGAATGACCGCGCACCACACCGCTGCTCAGCAGGACGAGCACGCCGGGAACACAGAACTGCTGACGCTGGCCCTGGAGGCGGCCCGCCGGGCCGGGGCGCTGCTGCGGGACGGGCGCCCGGACGACCTGGGCGTCGCCGCCACCAAGACGAGCTCCATCGACGTCGTCACCGAGATGGACATCGCCGCCGAGAAGCTGATCACCGGCTTCCTCTCCGAGCGCCGCCCCGACGACGGCTTCCTCGGCGAGGAGGGCGCCTCCAGTGAGGGCACCAGCGGGATCCGCTGGGTCATCGACCCGCTCGACGGCACCGTCAACTACCTGTACGGACTGCCCACTTGGGCCGTCTCCATCGCCGCCGAGCGCGACGGCGTGCGGGTCGCGGGCGTGGTCGAGGCCCCGATGCGCGGCGAGACGTACCACGCGGTGCTGGGCGGCGGCGCGTTCCTCGGCGAGCGGCGGCTGCGCTGCCGCCCGGCCGCCCCGCTCGAACAGTCCCTGCTCGGCACCGGCTTCGCCTACGTCCAGTCGGTCCGGGCCCACCAGGCGTCCGTCGTGCAGCGGCTGATCCCGCGGTTCCGGGACATCCGGCGCGGCGGCTCGGCGGCGATCGACCTGTGCGACGTGGCGGCCGGCCGCCTGGACGCGTACTACGAGCGCGGTCTGAACCCCTGGGACCTGGCGGCGGGCGACCTCATCGCGCGCGAGGCGGGCGCCCTGACCGGCGGGCGCGCGGGCGACCCGGCCTCCCGGGAGCTGACGATCGCGGCGACCCCGGAGCTCTTCGGCCCGCTCCAGACGCTCCTGGAGGAGTACGGCGCCTGGCACGACTGAGCCGCCCGCCCCCGGACAGCGGAGACCCCCGGCACCGTCCCGCGGTGCCGGGGGTCTCCTCCGGCGCGTCAGTGTGCCGCGGCCGCCACCTCGACGCCGTGTTCGGCGGCGAGGCGATGAAGATCGTCGAGCTCGGCCTGCTCGACCTCCGCGAGGAAGTCGTCGCCGCTCTCACGAGCCTGCGTGAGGTCCGTCTCCGTGGCCCTGATGCGCTGCAGGAGTCCTGCGGTGAATGCGTCCATGATGCGCCCCCTCGTCGTGGGTCGTGGCGGGTGGCACGGGGGTGTGCCGACGGTGGTTCCACGATCACGAGCAGCGGGTAGTGGCATGCCACATACAGGGCGTGATCGCGGGTGTGCAGTCGTCCTCCCCAGGCCCGGTGTACGAGAAACCTCAACTCGCGCGGCAATCCCCGGAATTCCCGGGCGACCCGGGAAGCCGCAGGTCGGGCGGTGGCTGTGCGGCGGCATCGTCTTACCGCCGGTTTATGGCCGTAAGGGGCAGGATGGAAGCACACAGTCACTGCCTCAGCGCCCACAGAACTGCCCGTACGGGCTCAGGAACCGCCCGCGCGGGCCCCAAGGGCGCCCACGGGGCATCAGCGGCCCGCGAGGGCTCACAGGAAGGAAAAGCGCCGTGCGCGTACTCGTCGTCGAGGACGAGCAGCTGCTCGCCGATGCGGTGGCCACCGGACTGCGCCGGGAGGCAATGGCCGTCGACGTCGTGTACGACGGCGCCGCCGCCCTGGAGCGCATCGGGGTCAATGACTACGACGTGGTCGTGCTCGACCGGGACCTCCCGCTGGTGCATGGCGACGACGTCTGCCGCAAGATCGTCGAGCTGGGGATGCCGACCCGGGTCCTGATGCTGACCGCCTCCGGCGACGTCAGCGACCGGGTGGAGGGCCTGGAGATCGGCGCCGACGACTATCTGCCCAAGCCGTTCGCCTTCAGCGAGCTGACCGCCCGGGTGCGGGCCCTTGGCCGGCGTACGACGGTGCCGCTGCCGCCCATCCTGGAGCGCGCGGGCATCAAGCTCGACCCCAACCGGCGCGAGATCTTCCGCGACGGCAAGGAGATCCAGCTGGCTCCCAAGGAGTTCGCGGTCCTGGAGGTGCTGATGCGCAGCGAGGGCGCGGTCGTCTCGGCCGAGCAGCTCCTGGAGAAGGCCTGGGACGAGAACACGGACCCGTTCACCAACGTGGTGCGCGTGACGGTGATGACGCTGCGCCGCAAGCTCGGTGAGCCGCCCGTCATCGTCACCGTGCCGGGCTCGGGATACCGGATCTGACCGCGATGGCCACCACGCCCGCGCCCCCCACGGCGCCACCGAAACCGACCTGGGACCCCAGGGGAGCCGAGCCCCCCTTCCCGTGGGTGCGCCCGACCATCCGCATAAGGCTGACCCTGCTCTACGGCGGCATGTTCATGATCGCGGGCATTCTGCTGCTCTCGATCATCTATCTGCTGGCGGCGACGGCGCTGCGCTCCGGCAACACCCCGTTCAAGATCCTCAGCGGGCAGAACGTGACGGTGTCCAGCGGCAGCTGCCAGGTCCCGGCCACGGGGATCGCCCAGGAGTTCAACGACGCGATCAGCAGGTGCATGGCCCAGCAGCGCCAGCACGCGCTGGACGACCTGCTGACCCGCTCGCTGATGGCGCTGCTCGGCCTCAGCGTCATCGCCTTCGCCTTCGGATACGCGATGGCGGGCCGCGTCCTGTCGCCGCTGGGCCGGATCACCCGCACCGCCCGCCGGGTGGCCGGGACCGATCTGAGCCGGCGGATCGAGCTGGACGGCCCGGACGACGAGCTCAAGGAGCTCTCGGACACCTTCGACGACATGCTGGACCGCTTGGAGCGGGCCTTCACCGCCCAGCAGCGGTTCGTCGCCAACGCCTCGCACGAGCTGAGGACCCCGCTGGCGATCAACCGCACGCTCCTGGAGGTCCACCTCTCCGATCCCGGGGCGCCCATGGAGCTCCACCAGCTGGGCAAGACGCTGCTCGCCACCAACGAGCGCAGCGAGCAGCTGGTGGAGGGCCTGCTGCTGCTGGCCCGCAGCGAGAATGAGATCGTCGACCGCAAGCCGGTCGACCTGGCCGAGGTCGCCTCCCGCGCCCTCGACCAGACCCGCGGCGAGGCCCAGGCCAAGGGCGTGGAGATCCGCGGCGAGCTGGCGCCCGCGGTGGTCCAGGGCAACGGCGTGCTCCTTGAGCGGATCGCCCTGAACCTGGTGCAGAACGCCGTACGCTACAACGTGCCGGAGGACGGCTGGGTCTCGGTGACCACCGAGCTCAGGGACGGCCAGGCGGTCCTGCTGGTGTCGAACACGGGGCCGGTGGTTCCCGCGTACGAGATCGACAACCTCTTCGAGCCGTTCCGGCGGCTGCGGACCGAGCGGACCGGCAGCGACAAGGGCGTCGGCCTCGGCCTGTCCATCGCCCGATCCGTCGCGCGGGCTCACGGAGGCCGTATCATCGCGGAGCCCCGTGAGGGAGGTGGCCTCGTGATGCGTGTCACCCTGCCCGTCTGAGATGCTTTTCGATGCCATCGAGAAGTTCGCTTTGAGCGGAATTTTCGGGACCTGTTCCGAAGATATTCGTGTGTGATCAATCACAGGGACAAAATTCCGGCCATCTACTCTCCGTGATCAAGGCTTCTCCCGGAAAACCGGGAAAAGTCCGGGTTTCCGGGGGGTGAGATCACGGGAAGTACACGGGGTGGCGCCCGTGAAGTGCGACATTCGGACCGTGTACGGTCCCGATCGCCATCCAAGACGATCACTCTTGAGGAGTGCGGCTGGGTGTCGATTGAGTAACAGACCTTGATGTGAGGCAAAATCTCCGCCTCGGGTCGGGCACAAGTCCGGCCTCTCACGCGTTACGTGCGCTGGAGACACCGCAACCACCCAGAGGGGGAGAGCGACATGGCAACGGACTACGACACCCCACGCAAGACCGATGACGACGTCGATTCCGACAGTCTTGAAGAACTGAAGGCCCGGCGGAACGACAAGTCCGCCTCGGCCGTCGACGTCGACGACTTCGAGGCCGCGGAGGGCATGGAACTGCCCGGCGCGGACCTTTCCAACGAGGAACTCGCCGTCCGGGTCCTGCCCAAGCAGGCCGACGAGTTCACCTGCATGAGCTGCTTCCTCGTGCACCACCGCAGCCAGCTGGCCAGGGAGAAGAACGGC
Protein-coding sequences here:
- a CDS encoding D-arabinono-1,4-lactone oxidase codes for the protein MSGASSSTWRNWAGNVTARPVREVSPASVAELAAAVRRAAEDGLKVKAVGTGHSFTTAAATDGVLIRPDLLTGIREIDRTAMTVTVEAGTPLKRLNAVLAREGLSLTNMGDIMEQTVAGATSTGTHGTGRDSASIAAQITGLELITADGSVLKCSAKGTDEERAVFAAARIGLGALGVVSAITFAVEPEFLLTAREEPMTFDKVTSEFEALHAENEHFEFYWFPHTGNCNTKRNNRSAGPAAPPGRVSGWIEDELMSNGLFQVVCSLGRAVPATIPAIAKVSSRALSARTYTDIPYKVFTSPRRVRFVEMEYALPREAVVAALREVRALVERSNLRVSFPVEVRTAPADDIALSTASGRDTAYIAVHMYKGTPYQAYFTAVERIMTAHAGRPHWGKVHTRDAEYFAEAYPRFGEFTALRDRLDPDRLFGNAYLRRVLGD
- the sepH gene encoding septation protein SepH produces the protein MPELRVVAVSNDGTRLVLKAADSTEYTLPIDERLRAAVRNDRARLGQIEIEVESHLRPRDIQARIRAGASAEEVAQLAGIPVDRVRRFEGPVLAERAFMAERARKTPVRRPGENTGPQLGEAVQERLLLRGADKDSVQWDSWRRDDGTWEVLLVYRVATEPHAASWTYDPPRRLVQAVDDEARSLIGETDDTPEPSFPFVPRIARLPRDRPLDRALDRQLERPTPPAPEPAADESDSLTSLLEAVPSFRGDMVVPERPAAPPEPPAAEPEAEPEVEEPPAPAASAGAGAAYADVLMPRSVAGHRDRLTGTTDRQAEADGVRPGRRAAVPSWDEIVFGTRRKKQE
- a CDS encoding MFS transporter, whose amino-acid sequence is MPSPYRAIFAAPGTKRFSAAGLLGRMPLSMMGIGIVTMVSQLTGRYGLAGALSATLAMSAAVLGPYISRLVDRHGQRRVLRPATLAAVAAVAGLLVCAQQSAPDWSLFVFAAAAGCVPSVGAMVRARWAELYRGDGQNLHAAYSWESIVDELCFIVGPILSIGLSTAWFAEAGPLIAAGFLVVGVFWLTAQRATEPVPHPREHHTGGSALRSPGLQVLVATFVATGAIFGAVDVVTVAFADERGHKAAASLVLAVYALGSCLAGAVFGLLRLKGAAATRWLVGVCAMAVSMIPLQLAGSLPFLAVALFVAGLSIAPTMVTTMALVEQHVPRSKLTEGMTWTGTGLAVGVALGSSAAGWVVDAAGARSGYLVPVVSGALAAAVAFLGYRRLSRPAPQREGLGADERSEQQHVA
- a CDS encoding VOC family protein is translated as MSQAETRRTPGTPCWVSLMVHGLAPTQEFYAALFGWEFRPGPASLGPYVRALLDGAEVAGIGQLPPDRHLPIAWTTYLATDDADATAETIRHCGGTVGVGPLDAGDAGRLVIASDPEGAVFGAWQAEAHVGTMVAGAPGTPVWNELVTRETSTVSKFYESVFGYEKETVVSAEFDHVTLHIEGRPVCSLHGVGHALPRDRGAHWMTYFEVADTDEAARRVTELGGQVLRPPHEGSSGRLATVADPEGAVFTLIRSTP
- a CDS encoding ferrochelatase, with protein sequence MSDLRDQAPGAAADAAPYDALLLLSFGGPEGPDDVVPFLENVTRGRGIPKERLKEVGQHYFLFGGVSPINEQNRALLDALREDFAKNSLDLPVHWGNRNWAPYLTDTLREMALAGHRRIAVLTTSAYASYSGCRQYRENLADALAALEAEGIEPPRVDKLRHYFNHPGFVRPMIDGVLASLARLPEEVRAGAHLAFTTHSIPDASADTSGPAEEHGEGGAYVREHLDVARLIADAVAEEAGVERPWELVYQSRSGAPHIPWLEPDICDHLETLHGKDVPAVVMVPIGFVSDHMEVLYDLDTEATAKAAELGLPVVRSATVGADPRFAAAVRELVLERAAAERGQRVERCALGALGPSHDLCPVGCCPARAPRPAAAGADSPYA
- a CDS encoding sulfurtransferase, with translation MNAIISAPELANELTGARPPVLLDVRWQLSLAKAAGAAAFDGRAEYEAGHLPGAVFVDLDAELAGPPGAGGRHPLPDVAAFGAVMRRAGVSAGTPVVVYDGGQGWAAARAWWLLRWTGHPDVRVLDGGLAAWTGALSTDVPAPAEGDFAPEPGAVDLLDADGAAALARSGLLLDARAGERYRGEVEPIDRVGGHIPGAVSAPTTENVGPDGRFLAPEVLADRFKALGASGTEVGVYCGSGVSGAHEVLALAVAGIPAALYAGSWSQWSSDESRPVATGPDPQ
- a CDS encoding inositol monophosphatase family protein; translated protein: MTAHHTAAQQDEHAGNTELLTLALEAARRAGALLRDGRPDDLGVAATKTSSIDVVTEMDIAAEKLITGFLSERRPDDGFLGEEGASSEGTSGIRWVIDPLDGTVNYLYGLPTWAVSIAAERDGVRVAGVVEAPMRGETYHAVLGGGAFLGERRLRCRPAAPLEQSLLGTGFAYVQSVRAHQASVVQRLIPRFRDIRRGGSAAIDLCDVAAGRLDAYYERGLNPWDLAAGDLIAREAGALTGGRAGDPASRELTIAATPELFGPLQTLLEEYGAWHD
- a CDS encoding thymidine kinase; this encodes MPELVFFSGTMDCGKSTLALQIEHNRSARGLQGMIFTRDDRAGEGKLSSRLGLVTDAVEAAEGFDFYAYLVAHLSKGGRCDYVIADEAQFLAPGQIDQLARVVDDLDLDVFAFGITTDFRSKLFPGSQRLVELADRVEVLQVEALCWCGARATHNARTRGGEMVVEGAQVVVGDVNQSEDEIGYEVLCRRHHRRRMTAAGARAAALSPDVLPVDA